From Vidua chalybeata isolate OUT-0048 chromosome 25, bVidCha1 merged haplotype, whole genome shotgun sequence, one genomic window encodes:
- the HNRNPR gene encoding heterogeneous nuclear ribonucleoprotein R isoform X1, translated as MRRRRSARHLPSLLGPELRRAGPAPQHNKMANQVNGNAVQLKEEEEPMDTSSVTHTEHYKTLIEAGLPQKVAERLDEIFQTGLVAYVDLDERAIDALREFNEEGALSVLQQFKESDLSHVQNKSAFLCGVMKTYRQREKQGSKVQESTKGPDEAKIKALLERTGYTLDVTTGQRKYGGPPPDTVYSGVQPGIGTEVFVGKIPRDLYEDELVPLFEKAGPIWDLRLMMDPLSGQNRGYAFITFCSKDAAQEAVKLCDNYEIRPGKHLGVCISVANNRLFVGSIPKNKTKENILEEFGKVTEGLVDVILYHQPDDKKKNRGFCFLEYEDHKSAAQARRRLMSGKVKVWGNVVTVEWADPVEEPDPEVMAKVKVLFVRNLATTVTEEILEKSFSEFGKLERVKKLKDYAFVHFEDRGAAVKAMNEMNGKEIEGEEIEIVLAKPPDKKRKERQAARQASRSTAYEDYYYYPPPRMPPPIRGRGRGGRGGYGYPPDYYGYEDYYDDYYGYDYHDYRGGYEDPYYGYDDGYAIRGRGGGGRGGRGAPPPPRGRGAPPPRGRAGYSQRGAPMGPPRGARGGRGGPAQQQRGRGARGARGNRGGNVGGKRKADGYNQPDSKRRQTNNQQNWGSQPIAQQPLQQGGDYAGNYGYNNDNQEFYQDTYGQQWK; from the exons atgaggagaaggaggagcgCGCGCCATTTGCCGTCGCTGCTTGGGCCCGAGCTgcgccgcgccggccccgctccg CAGCATAATAAAATGGCTAATCAGGTGAATGGTAATGCGGTACAGttaaaagaagaggaagaaccAATGGATACTTCCAGTGTAACTCACACAGAACACTACAAGACACTGATAGAGGCAGGCCTCCCACAGAAGGTGGCAGAGAGACttgatgaaatatttcagacag GCTTGGTAGCTTATGTCGATCTTGATGAAAGAGCAATTGATGCTCTTAGGGAATTTAATGAAGAAGGAGCCCTCTCTGTATTACAGCAATTTAAAGAAAGTGACCTGTCGCATGTACAG AACAAAAGTGCATTTTTATGTGGAGTTATGAAGACCTACAGGCAAAGAGAGAAACAAGGCAGCAAAGTACAGGAATCAACGAAGGGACCAGATGAAGCAAAGATTAAG gctTTGCTAGAGCGGACTGGTTACACTTTGGATGTAACTACAGGACAGAGGAAATATGGGGGTCCTCCTCCAGATACTGTGTATTCTGGTGTTCAGCCAGGCATTGGAACAGAG gtttttgttgGTAAAATTCCCCGAGACCTTTATGAAGATGAATTGGTACCACTCTTTGAGAAAGCTGGTCCAATTTGGGATCTGCGTCTCATGATGGATCCTCTTTCTGGTCAAAACAGAGGTTATGCTTTCATTACCTTTTGTAGTAAAGATGCAGCGCAAGAAGCAGTCAAACTG tgtGACAATTATGAAATCCGTCCTGGAAAGCACCTTGGAGTATGCATCTCTGTGGCAAACAACAGGTTGTTTGTTGGGTCAATTCCAAAGAACAAAACTAAGGAAAACATATTGGAAGAGTTTGGTAAAGTCACAG AGGGTTTGGTGGATGTAATTTTGTATCATCAACCTGATGATAAAAAGAAGAATCGAGGATTCTGCTTCTTGGAATATGAGGATCACAAGTCAGCAGCGCAAGCTCGCCGACGCCTGATGAGTGGGAAAGTAAAAGTCTGGGGAAATGTTGTTACAGTGGAATGGGCTGATCCAGTAGAGGAACCTGATCCAGAAGTCATGGCAAAG gTTAAAGTTTTATTTGTAAGAAACTTGGCCACTACTGTGACAGAAGAAATTCTTGAGAAATCCTTTTCTGAATTTGGAAAGCTGGAAAGAGTAAAGAAGTTGAAGGATTATGCGTTTGTTCATTTTGAGGACAGAGGTGCAGCAGTGAAG GCTATGAATGAAATGAATGGGAAAGAGATAGAAGGGGAAGAAATTGAAATAGTATTAGCAAAGCCACCggataagaaaaggaaagaacgTCAGGCTGCCAGACAGGCCTCCCGGAGCACTGC GTATGAAGATTATTATTACTACCCTCCGCCTCGCATGCCACCTCCTATTAGAGGCCGAGGCCGTGGAGGAAGAGGTGGATATGGCTATCCCCCAGATTACTATGGCTATGAAGATTATTATGATGATTACTATGGCTATGACTATCATGACTACCGTGGTGGCTATGAAGATCCCTATTACGGCTATGATGATGGCTATGCTataagaggaagaggaggaggaggaaggggtgGGAGAGGTGCCCCTCCACCACCTAGGGGGCGGGGAGCACCACCACCAAGAGGTAGAGCTGGCTACTCACAGAGGGGGGCACCCATGGGACCGCCGAGAGGAGCCAGGGGGGGGAGAGGGGGCCCTGCGCAGCAGCAGAGAGGACGTGGTGCTCGTGGAGCCAGGGGCAACCGTGGGGGCAACGTAGGAGGCAAGAGAAAGGCAGATGGGTACAACCAACCTGATTCCAAGCGCCGTCAGACCAACAACCAGCAGAATTGGGGCTCCCAACCCATCGCTCAGCAGCCGCTCCAGCAAGGTGGTGACTATGCCGGTAACTATGGTTACAATAATGACAACCAGGAATTTTATCAGGATACTTATGGGCAACAGTGGAAGTAG
- the ATP5IF1 gene encoding ATPase inhibitor, mitochondrial gives MAAVAALAARGGLRGALLAQQQRWSSGSGADQLGELGKGAGKGGGGGGSIREAGGAFGKKQAAEEERYFREKEREQLSALRKHHEEEIHHHQKEIERLQKEIERHKHKIKQLKDD, from the exons ATGGCGGCCGTGGCGGCGctggcggcgcggggcggcctGCGCGGGGCTCTGCTGGCGCAGCAGCAGCGCTGGAGCTCGGGATCGGGCGCCGACCAG CTGGGCGAGCTGGGTAAGGGCGCTGGGaagggcggcggcggcggcggctccatCCGCGAGGCCGGCGGCGCCTTCGGGAAGAAGCAGGCGGCCGAGGAGGAGCGGTACTTCAG GGAAAAGGAGCGGGAGCAGCTCTCTGCCTTACGGAAGCACCACGAGGAAGAGATCCACCACCACCAGAAAGAGATTGAGCGTCTGCAGAAAGAAATCGAGCGCCATAAGCATAAGATCAAGCAGCTTAAAGATGACTAA
- the HNRNPR gene encoding heterogeneous nuclear ribonucleoprotein R isoform X2, with amino-acid sequence MRRRRSARHLPSLLGPELRRAGPAPHNKMANQVNGNAVQLKEEEEPMDTSSVTHTEHYKTLIEAGLPQKVAERLDEIFQTGLVAYVDLDERAIDALREFNEEGALSVLQQFKESDLSHVQNKSAFLCGVMKTYRQREKQGSKVQESTKGPDEAKIKALLERTGYTLDVTTGQRKYGGPPPDTVYSGVQPGIGTEVFVGKIPRDLYEDELVPLFEKAGPIWDLRLMMDPLSGQNRGYAFITFCSKDAAQEAVKLCDNYEIRPGKHLGVCISVANNRLFVGSIPKNKTKENILEEFGKVTEGLVDVILYHQPDDKKKNRGFCFLEYEDHKSAAQARRRLMSGKVKVWGNVVTVEWADPVEEPDPEVMAKVKVLFVRNLATTVTEEILEKSFSEFGKLERVKKLKDYAFVHFEDRGAAVKAMNEMNGKEIEGEEIEIVLAKPPDKKRKERQAARQASRSTAYEDYYYYPPPRMPPPIRGRGRGGRGGYGYPPDYYGYEDYYDDYYGYDYHDYRGGYEDPYYGYDDGYAIRGRGGGGRGGRGAPPPPRGRGAPPPRGRAGYSQRGAPMGPPRGARGGRGGPAQQQRGRGARGARGNRGGNVGGKRKADGYNQPDSKRRQTNNQQNWGSQPIAQQPLQQGGDYAGNYGYNNDNQEFYQDTYGQQWK; translated from the exons atgaggagaaggaggagcgCGCGCCATTTGCCGTCGCTGCTTGGGCCCGAGCTgcgccgcgccggccccgctccg CATAATAAAATGGCTAATCAGGTGAATGGTAATGCGGTACAGttaaaagaagaggaagaaccAATGGATACTTCCAGTGTAACTCACACAGAACACTACAAGACACTGATAGAGGCAGGCCTCCCACAGAAGGTGGCAGAGAGACttgatgaaatatttcagacag GCTTGGTAGCTTATGTCGATCTTGATGAAAGAGCAATTGATGCTCTTAGGGAATTTAATGAAGAAGGAGCCCTCTCTGTATTACAGCAATTTAAAGAAAGTGACCTGTCGCATGTACAG AACAAAAGTGCATTTTTATGTGGAGTTATGAAGACCTACAGGCAAAGAGAGAAACAAGGCAGCAAAGTACAGGAATCAACGAAGGGACCAGATGAAGCAAAGATTAAG gctTTGCTAGAGCGGACTGGTTACACTTTGGATGTAACTACAGGACAGAGGAAATATGGGGGTCCTCCTCCAGATACTGTGTATTCTGGTGTTCAGCCAGGCATTGGAACAGAG gtttttgttgGTAAAATTCCCCGAGACCTTTATGAAGATGAATTGGTACCACTCTTTGAGAAAGCTGGTCCAATTTGGGATCTGCGTCTCATGATGGATCCTCTTTCTGGTCAAAACAGAGGTTATGCTTTCATTACCTTTTGTAGTAAAGATGCAGCGCAAGAAGCAGTCAAACTG tgtGACAATTATGAAATCCGTCCTGGAAAGCACCTTGGAGTATGCATCTCTGTGGCAAACAACAGGTTGTTTGTTGGGTCAATTCCAAAGAACAAAACTAAGGAAAACATATTGGAAGAGTTTGGTAAAGTCACAG AGGGTTTGGTGGATGTAATTTTGTATCATCAACCTGATGATAAAAAGAAGAATCGAGGATTCTGCTTCTTGGAATATGAGGATCACAAGTCAGCAGCGCAAGCTCGCCGACGCCTGATGAGTGGGAAAGTAAAAGTCTGGGGAAATGTTGTTACAGTGGAATGGGCTGATCCAGTAGAGGAACCTGATCCAGAAGTCATGGCAAAG gTTAAAGTTTTATTTGTAAGAAACTTGGCCACTACTGTGACAGAAGAAATTCTTGAGAAATCCTTTTCTGAATTTGGAAAGCTGGAAAGAGTAAAGAAGTTGAAGGATTATGCGTTTGTTCATTTTGAGGACAGAGGTGCAGCAGTGAAG GCTATGAATGAAATGAATGGGAAAGAGATAGAAGGGGAAGAAATTGAAATAGTATTAGCAAAGCCACCggataagaaaaggaaagaacgTCAGGCTGCCAGACAGGCCTCCCGGAGCACTGC GTATGAAGATTATTATTACTACCCTCCGCCTCGCATGCCACCTCCTATTAGAGGCCGAGGCCGTGGAGGAAGAGGTGGATATGGCTATCCCCCAGATTACTATGGCTATGAAGATTATTATGATGATTACTATGGCTATGACTATCATGACTACCGTGGTGGCTATGAAGATCCCTATTACGGCTATGATGATGGCTATGCTataagaggaagaggaggaggaggaaggggtgGGAGAGGTGCCCCTCCACCACCTAGGGGGCGGGGAGCACCACCACCAAGAGGTAGAGCTGGCTACTCACAGAGGGGGGCACCCATGGGACCGCCGAGAGGAGCCAGGGGGGGGAGAGGGGGCCCTGCGCAGCAGCAGAGAGGACGTGGTGCTCGTGGAGCCAGGGGCAACCGTGGGGGCAACGTAGGAGGCAAGAGAAAGGCAGATGGGTACAACCAACCTGATTCCAAGCGCCGTCAGACCAACAACCAGCAGAATTGGGGCTCCCAACCCATCGCTCAGCAGCCGCTCCAGCAAGGTGGTGACTATGCCGGTAACTATGGTTACAATAATGACAACCAGGAATTTTATCAGGATACTTATGGGCAACAGTGGAAGTAG
- the DNAJC8 gene encoding dnaJ homolog subfamily C member 8 has protein sequence MAAAGPGAGAAEDAFLTFYNEVKQIEKRDSVLTSKNQIDRLTRPGSSYFNLNPFEVLQMDPEATDEEIKKRFRQLSILVHPDKNQDDADRAQKAFEAVDKAYKLLLDQEQKKRALDVIQAGKEYVEHTVKEKKKQLKKDGKPPTVEEDDPEVFKQAVYKQTMKLFAELEIKRKEREAKEMHERKRQREEEIEAQEKAKREREWQKNFEESRDGRVDSWRNFQANTKGKKEKKNRTFLRPPKVKMEQRE, from the exons atggcggcggcggggcccggcgcgGGCGCGGCCGAGGACGCGTTCCTGACCTTCTACAACGAG GTAAAGCAAATTGAAAAACGAGACTCTGTTTTAACATCAAAAAACCAAATTGACCGGCTGACCCGACCTGGATCCTCATATTTCAACTTGAACCCTTTTGAG GTGCTGCAGATGGATCCTGAAGCCACAGatgaagagataaagaaaagattCCGACAG CTGTCAATATTGGTGCACCCAGACAAAAACCAAGATGATGCAGATAGAGCCCAGAAGGCGTTTGAAG CTGTAGATAAAGCTTACAAGCTGCTGCTAGATCAGGAGCAGAAGAAGAGAGCCTTGGATGTGATACAGGCAGGAAAAGAATATGTAGAACACACT gtgaaagaaaaaaagaagcagctgaagaaggATGGAAAACCTCCAACTGTAGAGGAGGATGATCCTGAAGTT TTCAAACAAGCTGTATACAAACAGACAATGAAGCTCTTTGCTGAACTGGAAattaagaggaaagaaagagaagcaaaagaaaTGCATGAAAG GAAGCggcagagggaagaggaaattGAAGCACAAGAGAAAGCTAAGCGAGAACGAGAATGGCAGAAGAACTTTGAG GAAAGTCGGGATGGACGTGTGGACAGCTGGAGAAATTTCCAGGCAAATacaaaggggaagaaagaaaagaaaaacaggaccTTCCTGAGACCTCCCAAAGTAAAAATGGAGCAGCGTGAATGA